One window from the genome of Gimesia aquarii encodes:
- a CDS encoding DUF1501 domain-containing protein, producing the protein MGRNRMAGKVCNGPVNRREFMRIGSLSLGGLTLSQLMSLRSEAGQPKQDTSVILLFLHGGPSQLETYDLKPDAPSSYRSVFQPISTNVPGMDICELFPKQAKIADKFSLVRSLHHDVGIHSDGGIIVLTGKRPSKLDPSSRSKSEHPDFGSITSKIRGLSEAGTPPYVSIPSKFYMVQPTYLGMQHGPFESSEPSSKNYRPPSLKLNAGMDGKHLLERRQLLEQFDRLRNDLDLSGDLEGNEKFRNLAFQMLTSPEAAKSFDIALEDDQLRERYGRNMWGQGCLLARRLAQAGCGVVSLYFNTPKTGQEFTNWDDHISNAGRPGHFAKYMSIRLSYMDQALTTLIEDIHERNLDKKIMVVAVGEFGRTPRLSSNNTGTGRNHWPEAYTALFSGGNLKMGQVVGATNSKAEYPTHSPYTPQDMLATIYQHLGIDYDKSIVDFQGRPIPILPHGKPIKELI; encoded by the coding sequence ATGGGAAGAAACCGTATGGCAGGTAAGGTTTGTAACGGACCAGTAAATCGACGCGAGTTTATGCGAATTGGTTCTCTCAGTTTGGGAGGACTCACGCTTTCGCAGTTGATGTCTCTACGTAGCGAAGCCGGACAACCCAAGCAGGATACTTCTGTGATTTTGCTGTTTCTGCATGGGGGCCCTTCACAGCTGGAAACATACGACCTCAAACCTGATGCTCCTTCCTCCTATCGTTCTGTATTTCAGCCCATTTCCACTAACGTTCCGGGAATGGATATCTGCGAGTTATTTCCGAAGCAGGCCAAAATTGCCGACAAATTCTCTTTAGTCCGCTCACTGCATCACGATGTAGGAATACACAGTGACGGGGGTATCATTGTTCTTACCGGAAAACGGCCTTCCAAGCTGGATCCCTCGTCCCGATCGAAAAGCGAACATCCTGATTTCGGATCGATCACGAGTAAGATCCGTGGTCTATCGGAAGCTGGCACACCTCCTTATGTCTCGATTCCTTCGAAGTTCTACATGGTACAACCAACTTACCTCGGCATGCAGCATGGCCCCTTTGAATCGAGTGAACCTTCCTCGAAAAATTATCGTCCTCCTTCACTGAAACTGAATGCGGGCATGGACGGGAAACACTTATTGGAACGCCGACAACTGCTTGAGCAGTTTGATCGTCTACGAAATGATCTCGATCTTTCCGGTGATCTGGAAGGCAACGAAAAGTTTCGCAACCTCGCATTCCAAATGTTAACGAGCCCGGAAGCAGCGAAGTCGTTTGATATCGCCCTTGAAGATGATCAACTCCGTGAGCGGTACGGACGCAATATGTGGGGACAAGGCTGTCTCCTGGCCCGTCGTTTGGCGCAAGCTGGTTGTGGTGTTGTTTCGCTCTACTTTAATACACCTAAAACCGGTCAGGAATTTACGAACTGGGACGACCATATTTCCAACGCTGGTCGACCCGGACACTTTGCAAAATATATGAGCATTCGGCTGTCTTACATGGACCAGGCACTGACAACACTCATCGAAGACATTCATGAACGTAATCTTGATAAGAAGATTATGGTCGTCGCCGTAGGTGAATTCGGACGGACTCCTCGTCTCTCATCAAATAACACGGGAACGGGCCGTAATCACTGGCCAGAGGCATACACGGCGTTATTTTCTGGTGGTAACCTGAAAATGGGTCAAGTCGTGGGAGCCACAAATTCGAAAGCAGAGTATCCGACACATAGCCCCTACACTCCTCAAGATATGCTGGCCACGATCTACCAACATCTGGGCATCGATTACGACAAGTCGATCGTTGATTTCCAGGGTCGCCCTATTCCAATTCTGCCGCACGGTAAACCGATTAAAGAATTAATTTAA